A region of Diadema setosum chromosome 15, eeDiaSeto1, whole genome shotgun sequence DNA encodes the following proteins:
- the LOC140239002 gene encoding uncharacterized protein: MEIKGCMKPCKPDEAQNLPVTDVTFRGLPSKSKRMGLSHWKTASGGKGLERNARGSSQTTLLGCLEPLNNDPLVTMTWNQKSSRVSAATPLRPKERKDKLRFNVTERCRLKEFRNYNAECVLENFKLPLIFRKPVYEGHTTREVRHKEPLSLPPIPNGAQDRVHHNLSQQVRPLCRDSLDRKWKVASIPPVERRLEKKRANSLPKLEAKGTRVPTQSKKARKSVAASLPTIDT, translated from the exons ATGGAG ATAAAGGGATGCATGAAACCATGCAAGCCTGATGAAGCACAGAACTTGCCGGTTACAGATGTGACCTTTCGCGGTTTGCCCTCCAAGTCAAAACGCATGGGTCTCAGTCACTGGAAGACAGCTTCCGGTGGGAAAGGACTTGAGCGCAACGCACGAGGGTCGAGTCAAACCACGCTCCTAGGTTGCTTGGAACCGCTGAACAACGATCCACTAGTTACCATGACATGGAACCAGAAGTCATCGCGAGTATCGGCTGCTACGCCGCTTCGTCCGAAAGAGCGAAAGGACAAGCTGCGGTTCAACGTCACGGAGCGGTGCCGCCTCAAAGAATTCCGAAACTACAACGCGGAGTGCGTACTGGAGAATTTCAAACTCCCACTGATATTTCGGAAACCGGTCTACGAGGGTCACACGACAAGGGAAGTGAGGCACAAGGAACCGCTATCGCTGCCACCGATACCGAACGGTGCGCAGGATCGCGTCCATCACAACTTGAGCCAACAAGTGCGTCCATTGTGCAGGGATTCCTTGGACCGGAAGTGGAAGGTGGCAAGCATACCTCCTGTGGAGAGACGGTTGGAGAAAAAACGTGCCAACAGCCTACCAAAACTTGAGGCGAAAGGAACGAGGGTCCCCACGCAGAGTAAAAAGGCCAGGAAATCTGTCGCAGCGTCTCTTCCAACAATCGACACATAA
- the LOC140238985 gene encoding tubulin beta chain-like produces MREIVHIQAGQCGNQIGAKFWEVISDEHGIDPTGTYHGDSDLQLERINVYYNEATGGKYVPRAVLVDLEPGTMDSVRSGPFGQIFRPDNFVFGQSGAGNNWAKGHYTEGAELIDSVLDVVRKESESCDCLQGFQLTHSLGGGTGSGMGTLLISKIREEYPDRIMNTFSVVPSPKVSDTVVEPYNATLSVHQLVENTDETYCIDNEALYDICFRTLKLTTPTYGDLNHLVSATMSGVTTCLRFPGQLNADLRKLAVNMVPFPRLHFFMPGFAPLTSRGSQQYRALTVPELTQQMFDAKNMMAACDPRHGRYLTVAAVFRGRMSMKEVDEQMLNVQNKNSSYFVEWIPNNVKTAVCDIPPRGLKMAATFIGNSTAIQELFKRISEQFTAMFRRKAFLHWYTGEGMDEMEFTEAESNMNDLVSEYQQYQDATAEEEGEFEEEGEDDEENA; encoded by the exons ATGAGGGAAATCGTTCACATTCAGGCTGGACAATGCGGTAACCAGATTGGCGCCAAG TTCTGGGAAGTGATCTCTGACGAGCACGGCATCGACCCGACCGGAACTTACCATGGCGACTCCGACCTCCAGCTAGAGCGTATCAACGTCTACTACAATGAGGCCACTGGAGGCAAGTACGTCCCTAGGGCGGTGCTCGTCGACCTCGAGCCCGGCACCATGGACTCCGTCCGGTCGGGACCCtttggtcaaatcttcagacCGGACAACTTCGTCTTCGGCCAGAGCGGGGCAGGAAACAACTGGGCCAAGGGTCATTACACTGAAGGAGCTGAGTTGATTGACTCCGTATTGGATGTGGTTCGCAAGGAATCCGAGAGTTGTGACTGCCTTCAG GGCTTTCAACTGACACACTCCCTAGGCGGTGGCACCGGCTCGGGTATGGGCACCCTTCTGATCAGCAAGATCCGTGAGGAGTACCCAGATCGCATCATGAACACTTTCAGCGTCGTTCCGTCACCGAAAGTCTCCGACACCGTTGTCGAGCCATACAACGCCACCCTCTCAGTCCATCAGCTGGTCGAGAACACAGACGAGACATACTGCATCGACAACGAAGCTCTCTACGACATCTGTTTCCGTACCCTAAAGCTGACCACGCCAACTTATGGTGACCTAAACCACCTGGTTTCGGCCACTATGAGTGGAGTGACCACATGCCTGAGGTTCCCTGGACAGCTCAACGCCGATCTTCGTAAACTTGCCGTCAACATGGTTCCCTTCCCTCGTCTTCATTTCTTCATGCCTGGCTTTGCTCCTCTGACCAGCCGAGGTAGCCAGCAGTACCGCGCCCTCACTGTACCCGagctgacccagcaaatgtttGATGCCAAGAACATGATGGCAGCCTGTGACCCTCGTCATGGTCGCTACCTGACCGTTGCTGCCGTCTTCCGAGGTCGCATGTCGATGAAGGAGGTCGACGAACAGATGCTGAACGTCCAGAACAAGAACAGCAGCTACTTCGTCGAGTGGATCCCCAACAACGTCAAGACCGCCGTCTGTGATATCCCACCACGTGGTCTCAAGATGGCCGCCACCTTCATTGGCAACAGCACCGCCATCCAGGAGCTCTTCAAGCGCATCTCCGAGCAGTTCACCGCCATGTTCAGGCGAAAGGCTTTCCTCCACTGGTACACCGGTGAGGGCATGGACGAGATGGAGTTCACTGAGGCCGAGAGCAACATGAACGACTTGGTGTCCGAGTACCAGCAGTACCAGGACGCCACCGCCGAGGAAGAAGGAGAATTCGAGGAGGAGGGCGAAGACGACGAAGAAAATGCATAA